One stretch of Thalassovita sp. DNA includes these proteins:
- the addB gene encoding double-strand break repair protein AddB — protein sequence MFDPSPRPRVYGVPSGADFPKALANGLMARSDSNRPDQLARAQVLLNSTRMARRVREVFDAGPALLLPRLGLVTNPGASLDTGKRLPDIPEAVSPLRRRLELTQLVDRLLDSQPDLAPRASLYDLSDSLAALMDEMHGEGVDPDVLRDLDVSDESGHWKRALGFLDIVQHFFTDAHEAPDKETRARMVVNALAEGWADAPPEHPLIIAGSTGSRGTTMLLMKAVAQLPQGAIVLPGFDFDMSAQGWADLKDALTSEDHPQYRYAKLLDELGLTHRDVERWDTSEAPSEARNKLVSLALRPAPVTDQWLEEGPHLTGLDQAFAGVTLVEAQSQRDEALAIALRLRQAAEDGKTAALITPDRMLTRQVSSALSRWNITPDDSAGTPLQLTAPGRFLRHIAALFHRKLTSEALLVLLMHPLCHTGGKRGEHLLLTRELELMIRRRGMPFPDPEVLRAWAVARDEDMAEPWVEWLITCFLEKDAGGKAMLADHLTAHLALAEQIADGSAPEGVSELWQELAGRAAEATVARLQADADAGGELSPLDYADLFGAVLSQGELRNPDEPHPNILIWGTLEARVQGADLVILGGLNEASWPEMPKPDPWLNRKMRHDAGLLLPERRIGLSAHDFQQAIGAPEVWLTRSVRSEDAETVPSRWLNRMVNLMNGLPEQGGTAALLGARARGHHWLAMARKLEEPGKTSPAPRPSPRPPVAARPRQLSVTEIQRLIRDPYAIYAKHVLRLRPLDPLMRAPDALLRGIVTHSVLEQFIDDTQADPDTMTADHLRGLTDSILAENVPWPDTRTLWEARIHRIADWFVATEKDRRQQATPTHFEEKGELRMAEHDFTLTARADRIDIDDMGRAHIYDYKTGTPPTAKAQIAFNKQLLLEAAMVSQGAFEKIGMADVARALFIGLGAKPAEVRAPLEEETVEQVWEKFEKLIARYFDPAQGYTARRALFKDDDFAEYDQLARFGEWDVTSKAQAEDLS from the coding sequence ATGTTTGACCCCAGTCCCCGCCCACGTGTCTACGGTGTTCCTTCGGGCGCTGATTTCCCCAAGGCACTGGCGAACGGGTTGATGGCACGGTCAGACAGCAACCGCCCAGACCAGTTGGCGCGCGCGCAGGTTTTGCTGAACTCCACTCGCATGGCGCGACGTGTGCGTGAAGTGTTTGATGCCGGCCCCGCGCTGCTGCTGCCACGTCTGGGGTTGGTCACCAATCCGGGCGCCAGTCTGGACACCGGCAAACGCCTGCCCGACATCCCCGAAGCCGTCTCCCCCCTGCGGCGGCGGCTGGAACTGACCCAGCTGGTCGATCGCCTGCTGGACAGCCAGCCGGATCTGGCGCCGCGGGCCTCGCTCTATGATTTGTCGGACAGTCTGGCCGCCCTGATGGATGAAATGCACGGCGAAGGTGTGGATCCCGACGTGCTGCGCGACCTCGATGTCAGCGATGAAAGCGGCCACTGGAAACGGGCGCTGGGGTTTCTGGACATCGTGCAGCACTTTTTCACCGATGCGCATGAAGCACCGGACAAGGAAACCCGTGCCCGCATGGTGGTCAACGCGCTGGCTGAGGGCTGGGCGGATGCGCCGCCAGAGCACCCGCTGATCATCGCAGGCTCCACCGGGTCGCGTGGTACCACGATGTTGCTGATGAAGGCGGTGGCGCAGCTGCCGCAGGGCGCGATTGTGCTGCCGGGCTTTGATTTTGACATGTCCGCGCAGGGCTGGGCCGATCTGAAAGACGCGCTCACCAGCGAAGACCACCCGCAATACCGCTACGCCAAACTGTTGGACGAACTGGGCCTGACCCATCGTGATGTCGAACGCTGGGACACTAGCGAAGCGCCCTCAGAGGCGCGCAACAAGCTGGTGTCGCTGGCGCTGCGACCTGCGCCTGTGACCGATCAATGGCTGGAAGAGGGGCCACATCTGACCGGTCTGGATCAGGCATTCGCCGGGGTCACTTTGGTTGAGGCCCAGTCACAACGGGATGAGGCTTTGGCGATCGCCCTGCGTCTACGCCAAGCGGCGGAAGACGGCAAAACCGCCGCCTTGATCACACCGGACCGTATGCTGACACGTCAGGTCAGCTCAGCCCTCAGCCGGTGGAACATCACCCCCGATGACTCCGCCGGGACGCCATTGCAATTGACGGCGCCGGGGCGCTTCCTGCGCCATATTGCGGCTCTGTTTCACCGCAAACTGACCTCTGAGGCGCTGCTGGTCCTCTTGATGCACCCGCTGTGTCACACCGGCGGCAAACGCGGTGAGCACCTGCTACTGACCCGCGAGTTGGAGCTGATGATCCGCCGCCGTGGCATGCCCTTCCCTGACCCAGAGGTGCTGCGCGCCTGGGCCGTCGCCCGGGATGAGGATATGGCAGAGCCTTGGGTCGAATGGTTGATCACCTGTTTTCTGGAGAAGGACGCGGGCGGCAAGGCGATGCTGGCCGACCACCTAACTGCCCATCTGGCGCTGGCTGAACAGATCGCCGATGGCAGCGCGCCCGAGGGTGTCAGCGAACTGTGGCAGGAACTGGCGGGCCGCGCGGCTGAGGCCACGGTTGCCCGACTGCAGGCGGATGCCGATGCCGGAGGGGAGCTGAGCCCGCTGGATTATGCCGACCTGTTTGGCGCGGTGCTGTCACAGGGCGAGCTGCGCAACCCCGATGAGCCACATCCCAACATCCTGATCTGGGGCACGTTGGAGGCCCGGGTGCAGGGCGCCGATCTGGTCATTCTGGGCGGCCTGAATGAGGCCAGCTGGCCCGAAATGCCCAAACCCGATCCGTGGCTCAACCGCAAAATGCGCCATGATGCGGGTCTGTTGCTGCCGGAACGTCGCATTGGCCTGTCGGCGCATGACTTCCAACAGGCGATTGGCGCGCCTGAGGTCTGGTTGACCCGCTCGGTCCGGTCCGAGGATGCGGAAACTGTACCCTCGCGTTGGCTGAACCGAATGGTCAACCTGATGAACGGTCTGCCGGAACAGGGCGGCACTGCCGCGCTACTGGGCGCGCGCGCCCGTGGTCATCATTGGCTGGCAATGGCCCGCAAGCTTGAGGAGCCGGGCAAAACCTCACCAGCCCCGCGGCCGTCACCACGCCCGCCGGTTGCCGCCCGTCCACGGCAATTGTCGGTCACCGAAATCCAACGCCTGATCCGCGATCCTTACGCGATCTACGCAAAACATGTGCTGCGCCTGCGGCCGCTGGATCCGCTGATGCGCGCGCCCGATGCCCTGTTGCGTGGGATCGTCACCCACTCGGTTCTGGAACAGTTCATCGATGACACCCAGGCCGATCCCGACACGATGACCGCTGATCACCTACGCGGCCTGACAGACTCTATCCTTGCGGAAAACGTGCCTTGGCCCGACACCCGCACCCTGTGGGAGGCACGTATTCACCGCATTGCCGATTGGTTTGTCGCCACCGAAAAGGACCGCCGCCAACAAGCCACCCCAACCCATTTTGAGGAAAAGGGTGAGCTGCGCATGGCAGAGCACGACTTCACCCTGACCGCCCGCGCCGATCGGATCGACATAGACGACATGGGCCGCGCCCACATCTACGATTACAAAACCGGCACGCCCCCCACCGCCAAGGCGCAGATCGCGTTCAACAAGCAGCTGCTGCTTGAGGCCGCGATGGTCAGCCAAGGCGCGTTTGAAAAGATCGGCATGGCCGATGTGGCGCGCGCCTTGTTCATTGGCCTTGGCGCAAAACCGGCCGAGGTTCGTGCCCCATTGGAAGAGGAAACGGTTGAACAGGTCTGGGAGAAGTTTGAAAAGCTCATCGCCCGCTATTTCGACCCCGCACAGGGCTACACCGCCCGCCGCGCGCTGTTCAAAGACGATGACTTTGCCGAATATGACCAGCTGGCCCGCTTTGGCGAATGGGATGTGACCAGCAAGGCGCAGGCGGAGGATCTGTCATGA
- the addA gene encoding double-strand break repair helicase AddA, which translates to MKRNEATEKQVRAARPNHSTWLSANAGSGKTRVLTDRVARLLLEDVQPQHILCLTYTKAAASEMQNRLFKRLGEWAMLGDDAVRAQLLDLGVSGAVSNEDLRNARTLFARAIETPGGLKIQTIHSFCSSLLRRFPLEARVSPQFAEMEDRAAALLRAEIVQDLAEGEHADVVKRLAQFFGGEDFEGLTAGIVHKRADLAEPLDHAGVMALFDLPADFDTVSLEKDVFLGGEDALIADILPYLDAGTSTDQKAATSLRLIPELSLKTLPMLEKLFLFGASAASPFGAKIGKFPTKKTQANLGTLLPKLEDFMRRIEDARARRLSFAAAQKTLALHDFAGLFLPAYERRKQMMGWLDFDDLILKARDLLTDPAVAAWVLYRLDGGIDHILVDEAQDTSPAQWKVIELLAQEFTSGEGARTDKERTIFVVGDKKQSIYSFQGADPREFDRMQAEFADRLGATEKPLNAMELQFSFRSSHAILSLVDETFKGRDQSGFPEGSEHRAFKDQMPGRVDLWPVIDPTKDDSDEEWETPVDRLGAKHHMVQLADRIAREIRRMVDEKVTIPAEIGHSGNYQMRPVSEGDFLILVQRRSALFAEIIRACKEQRLAIAGADRLKVGAELAVRDLAALMSFLATPEDSYSLAVALKSPLFGWGEQQLFDLAHRRKERHLWQALRNRRAEFPEELAVLDDLRSKADFLRPYDLIERILTRHDGRRKLLARLGDEAEDGINAFLAQALSYERSAVPSLIGFLQWMETDELEIKRQMDAASDRIRVMTVHGSKGLEAPIVIMPDTGKRLVQLRDDLLEEDGQVMWRVSSDQMPAKMASARDARLAAEEAERDRLLYVAMTRAEKWLIVAAAGDLGKDGNAWYDKIGAAMDRQGAGEHDFPFGTGKRVSHGNWSADLAPAKQAETTPEVTLPTWAKTEATAPTHGQGTLSPSDLGGAKALAGDAGLDEEAAKKRGRQIHLLLEHLPDAPQAQWPTRAAKLLATGEDAAGDDAVPALLAEATAVLTTPGLQHLFTDLALAEVSVSATLEALQGRRIHGTIDRLIIDHDSVLAVDFKTNATVPAGPAECPLGLLRQMAAYAHALQQIYPDKQVKTALLWTRTAELMLLPETLVTQSLEAPL; encoded by the coding sequence ATGAAACGCAATGAGGCGACCGAAAAACAAGTCCGCGCCGCGCGCCCAAACCACTCGACCTGGCTGTCGGCCAATGCGGGATCGGGCAAAACCCGGGTACTGACAGACCGCGTGGCACGGCTGCTGCTGGAGGATGTGCAACCGCAGCACATCCTTTGCCTGACCTACACCAAGGCGGCCGCATCTGAGATGCAGAACCGGCTGTTCAAACGCTTGGGCGAATGGGCGATGCTTGGGGATGATGCGGTGCGCGCGCAGCTGCTGGATCTGGGCGTGTCCGGCGCCGTCAGCAATGAGGATCTGCGCAACGCCCGCACGCTGTTTGCCCGCGCGATTGAAACGCCGGGCGGGTTGAAGATCCAGACAATCCACTCGTTCTGTTCTTCGCTGCTGCGTCGTTTCCCGCTGGAGGCCCGGGTGTCCCCCCAATTTGCCGAAATGGAAGACCGCGCCGCCGCGCTGCTGCGGGCCGAAATCGTGCAAGATCTGGCAGAGGGGGAACATGCCGATGTCGTCAAACGTCTGGCGCAGTTCTTTGGTGGCGAAGATTTCGAAGGTCTGACCGCTGGCATTGTGCACAAACGCGCCGACCTGGCTGAACCGCTGGATCATGCGGGCGTCATGGCACTGTTTGATCTGCCCGCTGATTTCGACACTGTTTCACTGGAAAAGGACGTTTTTCTGGGCGGCGAGGATGCGCTGATCGCCGACATTCTGCCCTATCTGGACGCCGGCACCAGCACCGATCAGAAGGCCGCAACCAGCCTGCGCCTGATCCCGGAGCTGTCGCTGAAAACCCTGCCGATGCTGGAAAAACTGTTCCTTTTTGGGGCTTCTGCAGCATCGCCCTTTGGGGCCAAGATCGGCAAGTTCCCGACCAAGAAAACCCAAGCCAACCTTGGCACTCTGCTGCCCAAGCTGGAGGATTTCATGCGCCGGATCGAAGATGCCCGCGCCCGTCGCCTGAGCTTTGCAGCGGCTCAGAAAACGCTGGCTCTGCATGACTTCGCTGGGCTGTTCCTGCCTGCCTATGAGCGGCGCAAACAGATGATGGGCTGGTTGGATTTTGACGATCTGATCCTGAAAGCCCGCGATCTGCTGACCGATCCGGCGGTGGCGGCCTGGGTGCTTTACCGATTGGACGGCGGTATTGACCATATTCTGGTCGATGAAGCACAGGACACCAGCCCGGCCCAATGGAAGGTGATTGAGCTGCTGGCGCAGGAATTCACCTCGGGCGAGGGCGCGCGCACCGATAAGGAACGCACCATCTTTGTGGTTGGTGACAAGAAACAGTCGATTTATTCCTTCCAGGGCGCAGACCCACGCGAATTTGACCGGATGCAGGCCGAATTTGCCGACCGTCTGGGCGCGACCGAAAAACCGCTGAACGCGATGGAGCTGCAGTTTTCCTTCCGCTCCTCTCACGCGATCCTCAGCCTGGTGGATGAGACCTTCAAAGGCCGCGATCAATCCGGTTTCCCCGAAGGTTCCGAACACCGGGCGTTCAAGGATCAGATGCCAGGGCGGGTGGATTTGTGGCCAGTGATCGACCCAACCAAAGACGACAGTGACGAGGAATGGGAAACCCCCGTCGACCGTCTGGGCGCCAAACATCACATGGTGCAACTGGCCGATCGCATCGCCCGCGAAATCCGCCGGATGGTGGATGAGAAAGTCACTATTCCAGCCGAAATCGGCCATTCCGGCAACTACCAGATGCGACCGGTGAGTGAGGGGGATTTCCTCATCCTGGTCCAGCGCCGCTCGGCCCTGTTTGCTGAGATCATCCGCGCCTGCAAGGAACAGCGGTTGGCTATCGCAGGTGCTGACCGGCTGAAGGTGGGCGCGGAATTGGCGGTGCGTGATCTGGCGGCGCTGATGTCCTTCCTCGCCACGCCGGAGGACAGCTATTCATTGGCTGTCGCGCTGAAATCACCGCTGTTTGGTTGGGGTGAACAACAGCTTTTCGACCTCGCCCATCGCCGTAAAGAACGCCACCTGTGGCAGGCGCTGCGTAACCGGCGGGCGGAGTTCCCTGAGGAGTTGGCCGTGCTGGACGATCTGCGCAGCAAGGCCGATTTCCTGCGCCCTTACGACCTGATCGAACGGATCCTGACCCGCCATGACGGCCGCCGTAAACTGCTGGCCCGTCTCGGGGACGAGGCCGAAGATGGCATCAACGCCTTCCTCGCCCAGGCGCTGAGTTACGAACGCAGTGCTGTGCCGTCGCTGATCGGCTTCCTGCAATGGATGGAAACCGATGAGCTGGAGATCAAGCGCCAGATGGATGCGGCCTCGGACCGGATCCGGGTGATGACGGTGCATGGCTCCAAAGGTTTGGAGGCACCGATCGTCATCATGCCTGACACCGGCAAACGGCTGGTGCAGCTGCGCGACGACCTGCTGGAAGAAGACGGTCAGGTGATGTGGCGCGTCAGTTCGGACCAAATGCCGGCCAAAATGGCCTCAGCCCGCGACGCGCGATTGGCGGCGGAGGAGGCGGAGCGTGATCGCCTGCTCTATGTCGCGATGACGCGGGCTGAAAAATGGCTGATTGTGGCCGCGGCGGGCGATTTGGGGAAAGACGGCAACGCCTGGTATGACAAGATCGGCGCCGCGATGGACCGGCAGGGCGCTGGCGAACACGACTTCCCCTTCGGCACCGGCAAACGGGTGAGCCACGGCAATTGGTCGGCGGATCTGGCGCCTGCAAAACAGGCCGAAACCACCCCTGAGGTCACCTTGCCCACCTGGGCCAAAACAGAAGCCACGGCGCCCACACACGGGCAGGGTACGCTCAGCCCCTCAGACCTTGGTGGTGCCAAGGCGCTTGCAGGGGATGCCGGGCTGGATGAAGAGGCCGCCAAAAAGCGCGGCCGTCAGATCCACCTGCTGCTGGAGCATCTGCCGGACGCGCCGCAGGCGCAGTGGCCCACACGGGCGGCCAAACTGCTGGCCACGGGCGAGGATGCGGCGGGCGACGACGCGGTGCCGGCCCTACTGGCGGAAGCTACAGCCGTCCTGACCACCCCCGGCCTGCAACACCTGTTCACCGATCTGGCGCTGGCGGAGGTGTCGGTCAGTGCCACGTTGGAAGCCCTGCAAGGGCGGCGCATTCACGGCACCATCGACCGCCTCATTATCGATCACGACTCTGTGCTTGCGGTGGATTTCAAAACCAATGCCACGGTGCCCGCAGGCCCCGCCGAATGCCCCCTTGGGCTGTTGCGGCAAATGGCGGCCTATGCCCATGCTTTGCAACAGATTTACCCGGACAAACAGGTGAAAACAGCGCTGCTCTGGACCCGCACCGCGGAGCTGATGTTGTTGCCTGAAACATTGGTCACACAATCCCTTGAGGCGCCCCTCTGA
- the trxA gene encoding thioredoxin, translated as MATVAATDATFDAEVKQSDVPVVVDFWAEWCGPCKQIGPALEELSAEMEGKVKIVKVDVDSNPQAAAAMGVRGIPALFIFKDGQVISNRAGAAPKAALQSWINESI; from the coding sequence ATGGCCACCGTCGCTGCCACCGATGCCACCTTTGATGCCGAAGTCAAACAGTCCGATGTCCCCGTTGTTGTGGACTTCTGGGCGGAATGGTGCGGCCCCTGTAAACAGATCGGCCCGGCCCTGGAAGAGCTGTCGGCTGAGATGGAAGGCAAAGTGAAAATCGTCAAAGTTGACGTTGACAGCAACCCGCAGGCCGCCGCCGCCATGGGCGTGCGTGGCATCCCGGCGCTGTTCATCTTCAAAGACGGTCAGGTGATCTCAAACCGTGCCGGCGCCGCACCCAAGGCCGCGCTGCAGAGCTGGATCAACGAGTCAATCTAA
- the hslV gene encoding ATP-dependent protease subunit HslV — translation MADDNTSGTFPGWHGTTIIGVRKGGEVVIAGDGQVSLGQTVIKGSARKVRRLSPGGHDVICGFAGSTADAFTLLERLEAKLEATPGQLARASVELAKDWRTDKYLKNLEAMLIVTDGRDMFVITGAGDVLEPEHDVTAIGSGGNFALAAARGMMDSDRNAEQVARDAMAIAADICVYTNGRLTVEAIKG, via the coding sequence ATGGCAGACGACAACACATCGGGAACCTTCCCCGGCTGGCACGGCACCACGATCATCGGGGTGCGCAAAGGGGGCGAAGTGGTGATTGCCGGTGATGGGCAGGTCTCGCTCGGCCAGACCGTGATCAAAGGCTCCGCCCGCAAGGTGCGCCGCCTCAGCCCCGGCGGTCATGACGTGATCTGCGGCTTTGCAGGATCCACCGCGGATGCCTTCACCCTGCTGGAACGGTTGGAGGCCAAACTGGAGGCCACGCCCGGCCAACTGGCCCGCGCCAGCGTTGAGTTGGCCAAAGACTGGCGCACCGATAAGTACCTGAAAAACCTTGAGGCCATGCTGATCGTCACCGACGGGCGCGACATGTTCGTGATCACCGGCGCCGGCGATGTGCTGGAGCCGGAACATGACGTCACCGCGATCGGGTCCGGCGGCAACTTCGCCCTGGCTGCGGCGCGCGGCATGATGGACAGCGACCGCAACGCTGAACAGGTGGCCCGTGACGCCATGGCGATTGCCGCTGATATCTGCGTTTATACCAATGGCCGGCTGACGGTCGAAGCCATCAAGGGCTAA
- a CDS encoding DM13 domain-containing protein, whose protein sequence is MMNRRQFFAATAATAAVSTLARPASAAMIGEKGTFEGRSNHVTSGSVQIVEIEDKYVVELGDDFSLDGGPDPRVGFGTDGTYDPDSHLGALLRLKGKQYYAVPKTKGISQYNEVYIWCEVASVPLGVAKLK, encoded by the coding sequence ATGATGAACCGCCGCCAGTTTTTTGCCGCCACCGCCGCCACCGCTGCTGTCAGCACCCTTGCCCGCCCCGCATCCGCAGCGATGATCGGGGAAAAGGGAACCTTTGAAGGCCGGTCAAACCACGTGACCAGCGGATCCGTGCAAATCGTTGAGATTGAAGACAAATATGTGGTCGAACTGGGCGATGACTTCTCGCTTGATGGCGGGCCGGACCCGCGCGTGGGCTTTGGCACAGATGGTACCTATGACCCTGACAGCCACCTGGGCGCGTTGCTGCGTCTGAAGGGCAAACAGTATTATGCGGTGCCCAAGACCAAAGGGATCTCGCAATACAATGAGGTTTATATCTGGTGTGAGGTTGCCAGCGTCCCGCTGGGCGTGGCGAAACTGAAATAA
- the hslU gene encoding ATP-dependent protease ATPase subunit HslU codes for MTDLTPREIVSELDRFIIGQNDAKRAVAVALRNRWRRKQLSDDLRDEVYPKNILMIGPTGVGKTEISRRLAKLARAPFIKVEATKFTEVGYVGRDVEQIVRDLVDASIAMTRELMREDVKAKARQAAEDRVITAIAGEDAREGTRDMFRRKLIAGELDNTMIELDLADTSNPMSMFDIPGQPGNQMGMMNLGDIFGKALGGRTTRRKMTVAESYEILIGEEADKLLDDETVTKTALDAVEQNGIVFLDEIDKVCARQEARGGDVSREGVQRDLLPLIEGTTVSTKHGPVKTDHILFIASGAFHIAKPSDLLPELQGRLPIRVELRALTEEDFVRILTETDNALTRQYTALMGTEEVEVTFTEEGIAALAKIAADVNQSVENIGARRLYTVMERVFEELSFTAPDRSGQSVTVDEAFVQENLGELTKSADVSRYVL; via the coding sequence ATGACCGATCTGACACCGCGTGAAATCGTATCCGAGCTGGACCGCTTTATCATTGGCCAAAATGACGCCAAGCGGGCCGTGGCCGTGGCGCTGCGCAACCGTTGGCGGCGCAAGCAGCTGTCGGATGATCTGCGCGATGAGGTCTATCCGAAAAACATCCTGATGATCGGCCCCACCGGCGTTGGTAAAACCGAGATCTCACGCCGTCTGGCCAAATTGGCCCGGGCCCCCTTTATCAAGGTTGAGGCGACCAAGTTCACCGAAGTGGGCTACGTTGGCCGCGATGTGGAACAGATCGTGCGCGATCTGGTGGATGCCTCGATCGCAATGACCCGCGAATTGATGCGCGAAGATGTGAAAGCCAAGGCGCGTCAGGCGGCTGAGGATCGTGTGATCACCGCCATCGCCGGCGAAGATGCCCGCGAAGGCACCCGTGACATGTTCCGCCGCAAGCTGATCGCGGGTGAATTGGACAACACCATGATCGAACTGGATCTGGCGGACACCTCAAACCCGATGTCGATGTTCGACATTCCGGGCCAGCCCGGCAACCAGATGGGCATGATGAACCTTGGCGATATCTTCGGCAAAGCCCTGGGCGGCCGCACCACCCGGCGCAAGATGACCGTTGCTGAAAGCTATGAGATCCTGATCGGTGAAGAAGCGGATAAACTGCTGGATGATGAGACCGTCACCAAAACCGCCCTCGATGCGGTGGAACAGAACGGCATCGTGTTTCTGGACGAAATCGACAAAGTCTGCGCCCGGCAGGAGGCCCGCGGTGGCGACGTCAGCCGTGAGGGTGTGCAGCGCGACCTGTTGCCCCTGATCGAAGGCACCACCGTCAGCACCAAACATGGGCCGGTGAAAACCGACCACATCCTGTTCATCGCCTCAGGCGCCTTCCACATCGCCAAACCCTCGGACCTGTTGCCGGAACTGCAGGGCCGTCTGCCCATTCGGGTGGAGCTGCGGGCGCTGACCGAAGAGGATTTCGTGCGCATCCTGACCGAAACCGACAACGCGCTGACCCGCCAGTACACCGCGCTGATGGGCACTGAGGAGGTGGAAGTCACCTTCACCGAAGAGGGGATCGCAGCGCTGGCCAAGATCGCCGCTGACGTGAACCAAAGCGTGGAGAATATCGGCGCGCGGCGTCTTTACACCGTGATGGAGCGTGTTTTTGAAGAGCTGAGCTTCACCGCGCCAGACCGGTCCGGCCAATCTGTCACCGTGGATGAAGCCTTCGTGCAGGAAAATCTGGGCGAATTGACAAAATCCGCCGACGTCAGCCGCTACGTCCTATAG
- a CDS encoding alpha/beta hydrolase, producing MRLFLISFFILLTACADRLAVPVSDGPVAGGDEQTILVASLRDSMGTDWFTGERAETLSFLDVDVAIPPERDTGQLRLHRHANVDPAKYFTITDRQDYDSRRAFSRAIQNQMKDVPRDQQDLVIYVHGYNNSFADGVFRAAQMAHDFDITGAMLHFSWPSAANSLGYTYDRDSVLYSRDGLEETLRAAADANPRRIILIGHSLGTMLVMETLRQIEIKSPGWADRTLGGVVLISPDLDVDLFQAQARRFAELPQPFVIFVSNKDRALQLSAMINGYHPRLGGLESAEELSEFPLTLIDVSEFAEGLGPQHFTVGTSPALIKILGAGSELQSAFDEDRAARSGLLPGTVITAQRATQVILSPLLLTQ from the coding sequence TTGCGTCTTTTTCTGATCTCATTTTTTATCCTCCTGACCGCCTGCGCTGATCGTTTGGCGGTGCCTGTTTCAGATGGGCCCGTTGCGGGCGGCGATGAACAAACCATTTTGGTCGCCTCCCTGCGGGACAGCATGGGCACCGATTGGTTCACTGGCGAACGCGCAGAAACCCTCAGCTTCCTTGATGTTGATGTCGCCATTCCGCCGGAACGTGACACGGGTCAGCTACGCCTGCACCGGCACGCTAATGTTGATCCTGCGAAGTATTTCACCATCACGGACCGGCAGGATTATGACAGCCGCCGTGCCTTCAGCCGGGCCATCCAGAACCAGATGAAAGATGTGCCGCGCGATCAGCAGGATCTGGTGATCTACGTGCATGGCTACAACAACAGCTTTGCTGATGGGGTGTTTCGCGCAGCGCAGATGGCGCATGATTTTGACATCACCGGCGCCATGCTGCATTTCAGCTGGCCCTCAGCCGCCAATTCACTGGGCTACACCTATGACCGCGACAGCGTGCTCTACTCCCGCGACGGGTTGGAGGAAACGCTGCGCGCCGCCGCCGATGCCAACCCCCGCAGGATCATTCTGATTGGCCATTCACTGGGCACCATGCTGGTCATGGAAACCCTGCGCCAGATCGAAATCAAAAGCCCGGGTTGGGCCGACCGCACCCTTGGTGGCGTTGTTCTGATTTCCCCGGATCTGGATGTGGACCTGTTTCAGGCGCAGGCCCGCCGCTTTGCCGAATTACCGCAACCCTTTGTGATCTTTGTCTCAAACAAAGACCGCGCCCTGCAGCTAAGCGCCATGATCAATGGCTATCACCCTCGTCTGGGCGGCCTTGAGAGTGCGGAGGAACTGTCAGAGTTTCCGCTGACCCTGATCGATGTCAGTGAATTTGCCGAAGGGTTGGGACCACAGCATTTCACCGTTGGCACCTCACCTGCATTGATCAAGATCCTGGGTGCTGGCAGTGAATTGCAATCCGCCTTTGACGAAGATCGCGCGGCGCGCTCTGGTCTGCTGCCGGGCACAGTCATCACGGCCCAACGGGCAACGCAGGTGATCCTGTCCCCGCTGTTGCTGACGCAGTGA
- a CDS encoding Smr/MutS family protein, with amino-acid sequence MSRRRLNDEEVALWKKVAETAERLHPERPRAELPKPKPKPMKKPKAHHSPADLEMFQVGSKAGSTGAGHSLAPSIREGLRRDPVQMDAKQYGKMKRGKLVPEGRIDLHGMTMDKAHPALIGFVQRAHAQGKRLVLVITGKGKHRDEGGPIPVRYGVLKHNVPQWLKMAPLNHIVMQVQEAHISHGGSGAYYVYLRRSR; translated from the coding sequence ATGAGCCGCCGCCGCCTGAACGATGAAGAGGTAGCGCTGTGGAAGAAGGTGGCAGAAACCGCCGAACGGCTGCACCCGGAACGCCCCCGCGCGGAACTGCCAAAGCCCAAACCCAAACCGATGAAGAAGCCCAAGGCACATCACAGCCCGGCTGATCTGGAGATGTTTCAGGTTGGCTCCAAGGCAGGTAGCACAGGCGCGGGGCACAGTCTGGCCCCTTCGATCCGGGAGGGGCTGCGCCGCGATCCGGTGCAGATGGACGCCAAACAATACGGCAAGATGAAACGCGGCAAGCTGGTGCCTGAGGGGCGGATCGACCTGCACGGCATGACCATGGATAAGGCGCATCCGGCCCTGATCGGTTTTGTGCAGCGGGCCCATGCCCAGGGCAAACGTCTGGTGCTGGTGATCACCGGTAAAGGCAAACACCGCGATGAGGGTGGGCCGATCCCGGTGCGTTATGGCGTGTTGAAACACAACGTGCCGCAATGGCTAAAAATGGCGCCACTGAACCACATCGTGATGCAGGTGCAAGAGGCCCATATCAGCCATGGCGGCAGTGGCGCCTATTACGTTTACCTGCGCCGCAGCCGCTGA